Part of the Sulfurimonas sp. C5 genome, TAAGCACAGAGATTGTCGAAGCAACCCCTTCACTAGCTTTAAGCACAAGATTACCTACGAAACCGTCACAAGTAATAACATCACAACTTCCGTTGAAGATATCTGCACCTTCAACGTTTCCTTTAAATCCTGGATAACCCTGCAGTAATTTAAATGTTGCCTTTGTTAATTCATTTCCTTTAGAATCCTCTTCACCATTTGCTAAAAGCCCGATTGAAGGTTCCTGGATTGCTAAAACATCTTCAGCATAACATCCACCCATTACGGCAAACTCTGCTAAATGTTCCGGTTTAGAATCAACATTTGCGCCAACATCAAGTACTACAGAACGGCGTCCTGTTCTTGTAGGCATTAAAGTAACAAGTGCCGGGCGTGAAACATGTTTTAAACGACCTAGACGTAAAGTTGCCAAAGTCATTGTTGCACCACTGTGACCTGCAGAAACAACTCCTTGAGCTTCACCGTTTTTTACAAGTTCAACAGCTTTATAGATCGTGCTTTCTTTACGTTTAACCGCATCAGTTGCAGCATCGTGCATAGAAATCACATCATCTGTTTCTATTATAGAAATCTTATCTCTATAACTTTTCGGTAATAGAGGTAAAATTTCATCTTTTTTACCCACTAATATAGGTGTAAATTTTTTCTTTTTTAGTGCGTTTACACAACCCTTTACAATTGGCTCGGGACCAAAGTCCCCACCCATTGCATCAATTGCAATTGTTACCATTAATTATTTATACTCACCAGTTGTAGGATTGATGTGGTGTGGTAATCTGTAAGTTCCGTCTTTGTCTTTAACTGGACGAGCTAAAGAAATTTTGTAGTGTGTTCTACGTTTTGCTGAACGTGCGTGAGACACTCTTCTCTTAGGTACTGCCATAATCTATTCCTTTTTTAAATTTAGTCTTCTTGACAATTATCACAAGCATGATAATCGCTTTTTATTAATTCGATCTCTGAATGCAAAAGTTCATCTAAATCTGCATGACCGTCAAAAGATTCAACAACATCAAGTTCGATATCGTCATTACTTTCATAAATACCGTCAGATATAAAGAACTCTATATCTTCATCTACCGAAATCTTCATATCCTCTGCGCAAATATCGCAAGGTTTATCAAGCTTTCCGTTTAAATTTGCTTTGAGCAAAATTAACTTAGGGCTATGATACTCCAAATAACCTTTAAAAGTCATATCACCAGACTTTATTTCAAAGTCTAATGGAGTATTTGTTACTTTTCTAAGTAGTATTTTCAAAAAATACAGCTTATATTATGCAATTTCTCTTTCTGAGAAAAAGAAAGCAATTTCGATCGCTGCATTTTCTAAAGAATCACTTCCGTGAACTGCATTAGCATCTATATTTTCAGCGAAATCTGCACGGATTGTACCTGCTTCAGCTTCTTTAGGGTTTGTTGCACCCATAAGATCACGGTTCTTTTGCATTGCATTTTCACCTTCTAAAACAGAAACTACAACCGGTCCACTAATCATAAAATCAACTAAATCGTTGAAGAAAGGTCTTTCAGCGTGAACTGCATAAAATGCTTCTGCATCAGCTCTGCTTAATTGAAGTTTTTTAGTAGCTGCGATTTTAAGACCATTGCTTTCAAAACGATCTAAAATTTTGCCTATAACACCCTTTGCAACTGCATCTGGCTTGATGATTGATAGTGTACGTTCCATCAAATCTCCTCTGAAAATATAAAATTAGGGTGCGATTATATCTAAAAAAAAGTATATTGTAGTTTAAAATTTGAATTTTTTGATTTATTTTAGGAAAGATGTCTATTTTTAGACAGAAGTTGTGAGGCAAAATGCCCCACAATTATAAAAGTTAGAACTATTCTACGATTGGTTCTTGGTTTGCACGTTGCTCATCAGTGATGTCTGTACGGTGCTCTGGAGAATCTCCGATAGCATCCCATACGATACAACCTTCTGTAGGACATGCAGTAGCACATGCTGGCTCATCGTGGTGACCAACACATTCAACACATTTATCACCGTAAACGTAATAAATTTCTTCACCCGTTGGATTATCATCCTCATCTACGATAGCTTCAACTGGACACTCATCAATACAAGCACCACAGTTAATACATGTATCATTAATATATACTGCCATTATTTTCTCCTGTAATAATTATGAAAGTAACTATACAATGAAGAGTTTTAAATGTAGCTAAAACTTATCATATAGTTTACTAAGTGTAATAATTCGTTACACTTAGATATTTAAAAAGCTTTTGATTGCTTCAACTTTATTTGTTTTTTCCCAAGTAAAAGTATCTTCTTCACGTCCAAAGTGACCATAAGCCGCTGTTTTTCTATAGATTGGACGAAGAAGATCAAGGTCTCTAATTATTCCTGCAGGTGAAAGATCAAAAATCTCTTTTACACATGCTTCTAATAGTTCTTCTTCTACTTTACCTGTTCCATGAGTATCAACCATAATTGAAACAGGTTGTACTACACCGATTGCATACGCTACTTGAATTGTTGCTTTGTCACATGCACCTGAAGCTACTAAGTTTTTAGCAACCCATCTAGCAGCATATGCAGCACTTCTGTCAACCTTGGTCGGATCTTTTCCTGAGAATGCTCCACCACCGTGAGGACAGCTTCCACCATAAGTATCTACGATAATCTTACGTCCAGTAAGTCCTGCATCACCTTGAGGACCACCGATTACAAACTTCCCTGTAGGATTGATATGGAAAACTGTACCTTCATGTATCATCTCAGCAGGAATAACTGCCTTGATTACTTCATTGATAACATCTTCATGTATTTGTTCCTGACTTACTTCAGGAGCGTGTTGTGTTGATACAACAACAGTTTCAACCGAAACAGGTTTACCCTCAACATATTTTATACTAATCTGTGCTTTTCCATCGGGACGAAGATAAGGGATTACTCCATCTTTTCTTACTTGAGCCAGTCTTTGCGTTAAACGATGTGACAGGTAAATAGGTAAAGGCATAAGCACATCTGTTTCACGACATGCATATCCGAACATTAAACCTTGATCACCTGCACCGATTTCACCACTTGCTTGATCAACACCTTGATTAATATCAGGTGATTGTTCACCGATTCCATTTAAAACCGCAGCAGAACGGTAATCAAAACCGTATGTAGCATCAGTATAGCCTATCTCTTGAACCACTTTTCTTGCAATCTCTTGCATCGGCGCGTACGCCGTAGTCTTCAGTTCGCCTGCTATTACACAAAAACCATTAGATACTAGAGTTTCACATGCAACTCTAGCATTTTTATCATTTTCAATAATATAATCCAGAATTGCATCACTGATCTGATCAGCCATCTTGTCAGGATGCCCTTCTGTTACAGACTCTGAAGTAAATATGTACTCTTTTTGTGACATTATTTATCTCCCGTCATCGATTGTTTATTGAAATATAAAGTCATGCTTCATAAATCGACGGAATTATACATTATTAATTGTTAATTTGATTTGAGAATCTAAATGATAAAAATTATCCTTAACTTAAAATAATCATTTACCTAAAGCATCCAAAAGTTTATTAATCAAATTTAGATAGAATTTTGGTAATTTTAAATTCAAAAAAAGGACATATATAATGTTAGTAACAAACAAAGCTCCAGACTTTACAGCAACAGCAGTATTAGCTGACGGTTCAATCGTAGAAGATTTCAATTTAATGAACAACTTAGGTGAAAAGGGTGCAGTACTTTTCTTTTATCCATTAGACTTTACGTTTGTTTGTCCATCTGAAATCATTGCTTTCTCTCATAGAATCGAAGAGTTTACTTCTCGTGGTGTTAATGTAATCGGTGTATCTGTTGATTCTCAATTCTCACACTTTGCATGGAGAGAAACTCCAGTTGAAAAAGGTGGTATCGGTAGAATTAAATACCCATTAGTAGCTGACCTTTCAAAATCAATTTCTAGAGATTACGATGTACTTTTCGGTGAGTCTGTAGCTCTTCGTGGTTCATTCTTAATCGATGCAGACGGTACAGTTCGTCACGCAGTAATCAATGATTTACCACTTGGACGTAACATCGATGAGATGATCCGTATGGTTGATACTATGCTATTTACTAACGAGTATGGTGAAGTATGTCCAGCTGGTTGGAACAAAGGTGACGAAGGTATGAAAGCTTCAACTGAAGGTGTAGCTGAATACTTAGCAAAACACGAGTCTGAGCTGTAAGCTCTGACTCTATCCTATTCTCTATCTAACTTATCTAGAGATTTTTCACTCGCAGTATTTGCACGATAATACTCTTTATCTGAAACTCCACTATTTTTAGAACTACAAGCACTTAGAACAAGCATTATCATTAGACTCATTAAAATATATTTCATTCTAACTCCTTATGAAGTATTATAATATGTTTTAAGCTTTTTTCCTACTAACTAATATACCGCCTAAGATAATAAGTGATATACCTAAAAATGTTAAAGTATCAGGAAAAGCATCACCAAGTAAAAATCCAAACCCTATTGCAAAAGGGATGTTTGTATAACTTATGACCCCTACTACACTTAACTTCTTAGCACTATATGCTTTTGTAAGCAGCCACTGTGATAGTGTAGAGATGATTGCCATCACACCAATATAAAACCATACTTTTGTATCACTCGGAAGTATGAACTCAGGAAATAAAAATGCCAAGCTTTGGGACACTTCAACAAATGGTGCTGTTAAAAACAACATTGCAGGGAGTAAAGTTCCTACACTTACAAATGATAAGACGATGACCCGGGAATCATAAATATCTTTGATCTTTTTAATAGTTGTATAGGCTGCTGCAGCAAAGAAACCTCCAAGCACTCCTAAAATATGTTCATAGGAAAGACTCATACCAAAAGGTTTAACGATCAGGATAACACCTATAAAACCTATAAGAAGTGCCAAAAGTGTTAAAGGACTTAATTTTTCTCCCAAAAGATAAAAAGCAAGAATCGTTACAAAAAACGGAGAAGTTTTATTGAGCGTAATTGCCTCTCCAAGAGGAATAATTGTAATTGTATAAAAAAACAAAATCATTGCAACAAAACCAAAAAATCCACGTGTAAACAAAAGGTGAAATTTTCCGCCGCCGAGTTTTGGCGGTGTATGTCTGAGTGCATAAAGAATTAAAAAAATTCCTATCATATTTCTAAAAAACACAATTTCTAATGCTGAAATATCATCTGAAAGGATTTTAGTTAGAGCACCGTTAAGTGCTGAGATCAATGCTGAAAGGAGCATATAAAGTATGCCGTTGTCTAACTGCCTTAACATAATGAACCTTCCTGTACAAATCTCAGAGCTCTTTTATCTACAAAAGCAAGATTGTACCATTGAGTATTTGGAGCAATTAAAATGAGATGGAGCGGATTTGAACTACGTGAGAGTGCTACATAAAATTGTGAAGGGGCAAATATCTCTTTTGTATCTATAATTAAACTCTCTATACTCATCCCTTGAGATTTATGAATTGTGATTGCAAAAGCGAGTTTAACAGGATACTGATAGATTGAAAAACTGTTCTCCTCTACCATCTCTTTTGTCCCGTTAACAGTTTTTTCTACCCAATGTGATTTGCTTTGAGCAACCGCTTCTAGTTTCACAACCCGTCCGTCTGATTTTTGTACATAAAGGTACTGAGTGTCTATATTTACAATTACGCCGCGTTCACCATTATAATAGTTCCATGCATTTCTTGTAAAAAGTACCGGTGCATTGATTTTGAGTTCCAACTCTTTCTCTATTCTGGCATCGTCAAAAAAACGCTCTATCTCTTTATCATTGACACTCTCTTTATGTTTTACGATCTGGGCTTCTTTTGTATAAAGATCCCCCTCGATCAGTTCTAGTTGCTTTTTATTGTGATGTGAAGCCGAAACATTTTTTCCAAATAAAAAAGTGTATTGACTAAAATCATGCGGCAGCGGTTTTATATAGTGGTTAAGTTGGTTATGTACATTTTCATCTACATAACCGTATCTGATCTGTTGCAAGAGTTCGATAAAAGCTTTATCATCCGTTCTATAAACATGTGTTAATTCTATAATCTCAAATGCAAGCTCTTGCCAACTTGGTGCTTCAAACGCAAATCCGACACTGTTATAACCTTTCACAACAGGCGGAAGTTGTAAAAAATCACCAACAGCCAAAATATTTCCTTTAAAGTCACACTGCTTGAGACGAAATGCAATCATTTCTAAAGTATTATCACTCACCATAGAGATCTCGTCAATCACTATAAGGTCTATAGACGCAACTAATTTTTTCGTCTTTTTTTTCGGTTCTAATTTACCGTTTTTCTCCAATTCATCCAATGAACCGGAAATCCCAAAGTCAAAAAAACTGTGCAGAGTCTGTCCGCCAACAAGTGTTGCAGCCATAGCAGTCGAGGCAAGTTTAGCCACTTTTTTAGCTTCAGATTCAAAATGTTTAATAACATCTAAAGTAATTGTAGTTTTTCCAACCCCGGCACCTCCGGTTAAAAAAACATTGGATCCGGCTTCAAGAAGAGTAAGAACTTCATTTTTCATGGGTGCAATCGTAACAAGTATTTGTTTAAATTTGATACAATTGCGAAAATTAAATAAGGAAACCATTATAAAAACACTTACTCAAACAAAACTGATCATTTTGACGGCAATATTTTTAGTTCTTTTTGATAACTACTCATTTTTTCATAATGTTTTAGAGGTGTATCCTTTTGCTTTTGCAAACTCTGGATTTATAATCTCTTTAGGCGTTGTTTTGGCATCTGTAATAACATTGCTTTTTACACTTGTAAGTTCAAAATATACGACAAAGACCATTTTAATTACAGTACTTATCGTCTCTTCTATGACAAACTATTTTATGAACTCTTATAAAGTAGTCATTGATGATACTATGATCAGAAATATGATGCAAACGGATATGGCAGAATCTTTGGATCTTCTTAGTATTAAACAAGTACTCTATTTTATCTTTTTGGGACTATTGCCAGCTTTTGCTGTTTATAAAGCAAAAATTGAATATCGTTCCTTTAAAAAAGAGATGTTTTCCAAAATAATAACTGTTTTTGGTGCTTTAGCCCTGGTATTACTTTCTGTATTCACTTTTTCAAAATACTATACATCTTTTTTCCGTGAACATAAACCACTACGTTACTCAACGAATCCAACTTACTGGATTTATTCAACTGGAAAATACATTAATAAAACATTTAACTCAGGTCCTATTATTGTCAAACCATGGGGTGAAGATGCAAAGATTGATGAGGATGCAAATACAACAAAAAAACTTGTTATCTTTGTTGTGGGTGAAGCAGCCAGAGCTGATCACTTTTCACTCAACGGCTATGAAAGAGATACAAATCCACGTTTAAGTAAAGAGGACATTATCAATTTCTCAAACGTATTTTCATGTGGAACTTCAACGGCAGAATCGGTACCTTGTATGTTCTCACCATTTGATAGAGATGAATATACATACAAAAAAGGGATCACACACGAAAATATTCTAGATGTACTTGCACATACAAATGACATAGCAGTTTTATGGCGTGATAATAACTCAGACTCTAAAGGGATGGCTCTAAGAGTTCCTTATGAGAACTATAAATCTAATAAACTTAACACAATCTGTACAGATGAGGGTGAATGTCGTGATGTCGGTATGCTTGTAGGACTTGGTGATTTCATAGAAAAAAATAAAGATAAAAATATGTTTATTGTTTTACACCAAATGGGTAATCACGGTCCGGCATATTACAAACGTTATCCAAAAGAGTTTGAAAAGTTTACGCCGGTATGTGAAACAAACCAACTTGAAGAGTGTACACAAGAAGAGATCAAAAATGCCTATGATAATGCATTGCTATATACAGACTTTTTCCTTTCAAAGACAATTTCATTTTTGAAACAATATGATAAAGACTACAAAACTGCAATGTTTTACATGAGTGACCATGGTGAATCCCTTGGTGAAGGCGGTGTATATCTTCACGGGCTTCCATACTTTATGGCACCTGATGCACAAACACACATCGGAGCATTCATGTGGTTAGGCGAAAAAATGAAGCAAGATGTTAATATAGAGAAACTTGAAGCTGTAAAAGAGAAAAAGTTTACTCAAGACAACTTGTTTCACTCAATGCTAGGTGTCTTTAAAGTAAAAACAAAAGTATACGATAAAGATTTGGATGTCTTTAATGGCAAGCACTAAAAATATTTTTATTACTTTTGCTCTATTAATATTTAGTATCATCTTTTTTGGTCTTAGCAGTGTTGATTATCAACTGCAAGACCTTTTTTTTAATTTCAATACCAAGTACTGGATTTTAACTCCTTATGACCAACCCTATGAGTTTATCTTTTACAGTGGAATTAAAAAACTTCTTATTATCATCAGTATTTTATTTTTGTTTTCCCTTGCATTTATAAAATTAAACAAGACAATCAAGAGTTATAAACGCGGTATTTTAGTAATTGTTCTTTCTGCAATATTTGTACCTGCAACCATAGGTGTTTTAAAAGGCAATACAAATATGCCTTGTCCGAGAGATGAAATAGCTTATGGCGGACTTTATCCAAAAACAAAAGTTTGGGAGTCTTTCCCCCAAGAAGTCCTTGCACGCGGACAGCAACTAAAATGCTGGCCTGCAGGACACGCAAGTGGCGGATTTGCTTTAATGAGTTTCTTTTTTCTATTTAAAAAAAGAAGAAACAAATACCTGGCTCTTGGTGCTGCATTAATAATCGGCTGGGCTATGGGTACATATAAAATGATTATAGGGGATCATTTTTTAAGTCATACTGTTATAACAATGATACTGGCATGGCTAATCATTTTAATAATAGCACGTGCTACAAAAGTTGAAGAGGTAAAAGAACATGGACACACAAAGAATACTGATAGTTGAAGACAATAAAGCTCTCGCAAAACTGATCGCAAAAAAACTCTCTCTGTCTTTAAAGATGGAGATCGATACTGCCTACTCTATGGCAGAAGCAAAACTTTTTTTGACACGCTATAAATACTTTGTTACCGTTTTAGATGTAAACCTTCCTGATGCTCCTGATGGAGAGGTGATTGACTATGCACTGAAAAAAGAGAACCATGTCCTAGTATTAAGTGCAAATATCGACAAAGATTTCAGAAAGAAAATGCTTGAAAAGAACATTATTGATTATATCAATAAAAGCGGTACGCACGACATCGACTACATTATCACAACGATTAAAAGATTAACTCAAAATCAAAAGCATAAAATCTTGGTTGTAGATGATTCAATGATGTTTAGAAAACAGATGAAAACAATGTTAGAGAATCTTTTCTTTAATGTTATCACCGTAGCTCACGGTGAAGAAGCACTGGGTATTTTACAAACTCAGCCTGATATCTCTTTAATTCTCACAGACTATAATATGCCTGTTATGAATGGACTTGAGCTGATCCAGGAAGTAAGAAAAGAGTATTCAAAAAATGAGTTATGTATCGTAGCTCTTTCAGGAAATGACGATGATGAGATCAATGCCCTGTTTCTAAAAAACGGTGCAAACGACTATATCAAAAAACCGTTTTCCAAAGAGGAGTTTTCTTGCCGTGTCACTAACTCTATTGAAGCCCTTGAAAATATTCAGGAAATTACAAAATTCTCAAATAGAGATCACTTGACGGGACTTTATAACAGACGCCACCTTTACAACATTATTGATGAACTTCTGAGTGAGATAACAGTTCGTGAAGAAAATGCTGTATTTGCTATGATTGGGATAGATAATCTTGAAGCAATTAACAATCAATACGGATACGAAACAGGAGATAAAATCATTGTAGCCTTAGCGGATATTTTGAGAAGCTCTACAAAAGCTTCTGATGTACTTCTGCGTTTTAGCGGTGAAGATTTTTATGTCCTGCTCAAAAATATCAATTTGCAAAACTCTGTAGAGGTTTTTGAACGTTTCCGCTCAGAAGTAAAAAACTTTAAACTTCCAATTACAAAAGAGAGTTCAATAGGTTTTACAATTTCTCTCGGTGCTGCAAATTATCAAGTAGAGGACTCCCTTGAGGACAACCTCAATACTGTAGATATGCTTTTATATAAAGCAAAACAAGCAGGAAAAGATCAGTTAGTCTTCGAGTAAAATGAGTCCTCCAAAGGGTATCTCTTTTTCTTTTTGAGATACCCATTTCACTTCATAAGAAGGATGCTCTTTTGGAAAAGCTCCGTCAAGATCGGTAAAATACAGAAGCAGTTTCACCTCATCTATATTTTTTTCAACAAAATCAAAAACAGGGATAAAACTCGTTCCCCCGCTTCCTATCACTTTCACGTCCAAAGGTTCGCCCGAATAAAATGTCTGGTGAGAATGGATCTTGTCATCACACACAAGCAGATCAATCTGGTAGTTTTGTACATGCTCCATCAAAAAGTTCACTTCGCTCAAGAACTGATTGAGCAGTTCTTCATCTATAGAACCGGAACTGTCAATAGCAATGACAAGTTTAAAAGTATTAGATATGTTTGAGGGAAGATATATCCCCTGATAAAGCAGTTTTTTTGAAGGAGGTATTAGAGTATAGTCATCTCTATAATATTTATCGATCGCATCTCGAAGTTCATCCCGCCAGTTCACTTTTCCAAAACCGCTAATATCAAAAAAACGCTCAATTGACTCGGGAACTTCACCGCTTTGAAACTTTTGTTCTAAAAGTGAAATGGCTTCCTCTGCCATCAACTGCTCCTGAAGTATCTCCTCTTGCAGCTCTTCCTCTGTTTGTTGTTGCTTTTGTTCATTGTTTTGTTCTACGTCTTCTGCATCATCCGCTTCATATTCTAGATCTTCATCATCGCGTAAAATGTCATCTTTTAACTCTGCATAGATCTCTTCGGCATACATCCCCGCAAAACGTTTTCTATATTCTGCACCGTATGGCATATCAAGACCGTTTTCAATCAGCATGTCATTGATCGCTATGTCCGTAGCCATACGCCATAGCCAGCCGCTGCGATTACCTTTACGGTTTTCATGTGCAAGGGCTTTATGCATCGCCCCGTTTGCCAAGATAAACTCTATCTCCGAGAGTTCAAGGTCTGCCAGATAATCTTCACGATATTCAATCTTTTTACCGTCAGATTTAAAACTCTCAATGTCATCATTTATCTCCAACGAGATCTTTGAAGCCAAAGTTCCAAAGTATGGGTACTCGACTAAAAGCTTCGCTTTGGCTTGAGAGATTTTTTGCTCTAGTTCCATTTTATCCCAACAAATAAGAGAATTTTTGCACCCACTCTTTAAACACGGCACTATGCTCCATCGTAATTCCGTGTCTTTGCAAGTCTTGAACGATCATCACCGCAAATTCCCCTTTAAGCTCCAGTGTGTACTTTAAAAGATTATCCAGTCTACTTTGATCTTTTAACACACCGCTTACAAGTGCCGAAGCAAGTGAATAAAGAACATCTATCTCTTCGGGGTATTCAAACAGCTCCCCTTCTAAAATCTGCTCAATGTTTGGCAGCCTGTCCATCACTTTGATAAAACTCAAAAACCCTACACCCACTTCTTTGCCGACAGCACCACTAAGTGTATCTAAGATCACGTCACTTCCTACGTTTGCTTTTAAGATCTTATCTACGTATTCCCAGCTTCTCGGTGTTGCAAAACTTTTTGTATCGTTTTTCGGATCGAATGTAAAAAGGTGCTCGTTTTTATAAGAGATATATGCAATAACTCTAGGATTTAAAGCCGCTTTATACGCCCACTCTCTCCAGTCATCCACATCTACATCAAGTTCAAAATGGACAAACCTGTTAGCAAGAGGTGAAGGCATTTTGTAAGTAACACCACGATCACCTTCACGATTTCCCGCAGCTACTATCGCCCAGCCATCAGGAAGTTCATACTCTCCGATCTTGCGATCTAGTATAAGCTGGTATGCAGAAGATTGTACGGCAGGAGGTGCAGAGTTTAGTTCATCTAAAAAGAGTATCCCCTCACCCTCTTTTGGTAAAAATGCAGGCGGTGCCCATAGTGCGGTATGGCTCTCTTTATCGTAAAACGGTATCCCTTTAAGGTCTGTAGGATCCATTAGTGCAAGGCGTAGATCAATAAAATCAACATTTTTTTCTTTTGCAATCTGTCTTACAATTGAAGATTTTCCAATTCCCGGAGCTCCCCAAAGAAAAGTCGGTACCTTATTGTCAATCAAAGCCGTTAACGATTTTACTAAACTTGTCGCTTTCATAACCATCCTATATTTTGTGTTTGTATATGCTTTCCGAAGCCTGCATTTGTTCTTACATAACGTTCAAACCTGCTGTCAAGCTGCATCTGAT contains:
- a CDS encoding VWA-like domain-containing protein produces the protein MELEQKISQAKAKLLVEYPYFGTLASKISLEINDDIESFKSDGKKIEYREDYLADLELSEIEFILANGAMHKALAHENRKGNRSGWLWRMATDIAINDMLIENGLDMPYGAEYRKRFAGMYAEEIYAELKDDILRDDEDLEYEADDAEDVEQNNEQKQQQTEEELQEEILQEQLMAEEAISLLEQKFQSGEVPESIERFFDISGFGKVNWRDELRDAIDKYYRDDYTLIPPSKKLLYQGIYLPSNISNTFKLVIAIDSSGSIDEELLNQFLSEVNFLMEHVQNYQIDLLVCDDKIHSHQTFYSGEPLDVKVIGSGGTSFIPVFDFVEKNIDEVKLLLYFTDLDGAFPKEHPSYEVKWVSQKEKEIPFGGLILLED
- a CDS encoding MoxR family ATPase, whose amino-acid sequence is MKATSLVKSLTALIDNKVPTFLWGAPGIGKSSIVRQIAKEKNVDFIDLRLALMDPTDLKGIPFYDKESHTALWAPPAFLPKEGEGILFLDELNSAPPAVQSSAYQLILDRKIGEYELPDGWAIVAAGNREGDRGVTYKMPSPLANRFVHFELDVDVDDWREWAYKAALNPRVIAYISYKNEHLFTFDPKNDTKSFATPRSWEYVDKILKANVGSDVILDTLSGAVGKEVGVGFLSFIKVMDRLPNIEQILEGELFEYPEEIDVLYSLASALVSGVLKDQSRLDNLLKYTLELKGEFAVMIVQDLQRHGITMEHSAVFKEWVQKFSYLLG